Genomic DNA from Niallia circulans:
CAAGCCAAGCTTCCTGAGCTTTACGAGACAGTGTTTTTTGCGGCTGGTTAAAGAAGAAGTTTTTCACAACCTGCTGTGTGATTGTACTTGCTCCTTCAGATCCAAAGCCATTTGTAAAGTTGGCAATAACCGCACCGCCTAAACGAATTGGATCAATCCCATGATGCTTGAAGAATCGCGAGTCCTCTGTGGCGATAAACGCATCCTTAACAAGATCGGGAATATCTTCATACTTAACATAATCCCTGTTAACAGCCCCAATCTTTTCAATTGGTTTATCATCCATGTCATAAATAGTCGAGGAAATGGAGTCCTTCAAAACGTTTGCATCAAGCTCAGGAGCATCCTTTACCATCACCGCAAAGGTAATGGCACCTGCGATAATCCCAATGATACCAAGGCTGATTAGCACGAGGAAAATGCGTTTGAAGATTTGTTTCGCGCCTTTCTTTTTGCCCTTTGGCTTTTTTTCCTTCGGCTTTTTATTATTATTCTCTGATTGGAGCTGCTTACGGCGCTCCTCTCGCGTTTGGTATTTATCTGTCATACTAGTTCCTACCTTTCTTTTCCAAAAACAAAAGCAAAGAAATCCCTTAATTGAAGCTATAAAGATAATCTATTACTCTAATATAGTCAATCCTCGCCTGAAAGCCAAGTGCTATCGGATGGGCATTTTGATTGAGCTCATCCTTTGTTATGGACTTTCTTCCTCCCTCTATCATTCTATCCCAAAAGAGGAAGAGCTTTTCTGCCTCTAAATAGAATATCTCATCTGTAGCTGAAAATCGAATAATAACAAAACAGATTCCATTTTGATCGCAAATCGAGCGCATATGCTTGATTTGATGATCATGGAAGTTATTGAGCGGGAAGGATGTGCTGTGCTTTGTTTCCTTCGCTTCAAAATCAATGTATTTGCCATTATATACCCCATTATAATCCGTTGTAGACGCTTGTTTAAAGTATGCCTCTTTTATGACAGCGGCACTCCTTTTTGGGTAATCTACTTTAACAATTTGGACAGGAGTCGGCTTTTTATGGATGACTGCTTTGCCAAGTTCCAAATAGTATTGGTTGGTTATGTTAATGTCTTCTTCTAGTGTCATGCCCCGATTGCTGTAGCTTTGTTTTTTTATAGAAGGGCTTATTGATTTTACAGCAGGGATGTATTTTTTTCCGTTTGGATAATGAAGTTTCACCTTTTCACCTCGCAACTTAACCTTAAAGAATAACTTCGTGATAACAACAAACAATATAACATAATTTCTGAAAAAGAAGGTGTCTTTTGTGATAGGTATAAATGAGCATTTCTTAACAGTCGAAGAGAAGCAACTTATAAAAGACATACGCTACTTAACAGAAAAAAATAACTTGGATAATATATCAAGAACAAATTGTTATCTCGAGTATTATACCATGAACAAAGAAATCCATTGGTCCTTACTTGCGAGCCTAGTGTCACGTAATGCTGGCTGGAATATGTGTGATTTGGCAGGTACTTGGTTTCCTTTGTCTTTAAACGAGCAAACTAGACTCAATTTATTTGCCACATACGAACGGGCAAACTGGATGATTTTTCAGGATGCATACCCACAACTGCTCCTCTATCAGTATTCGACGAAAAAGAATGCGCCAATGTTTCATTTACTGCAATATTTTTCTGTTTCTTCATTTATGGAAAAGGAATGGCTGCACTTTTGGCGCTATCAAAATAAGGAAAGGCTTGTCTATAGTCTTATCATTAACGAACAAAATGTGATTGAGGAGCCAATAATAAAAAATAAGCTGTTTCAAAAAGAGGTTTTTCATACATTGGCTTACAGGTTTCAAGATTTGCTTCATTTTAGCTCTGTGTTTTTTCCAACTTTAAATGGTGACATATATGGAAGAAGTGTTTCTTCCTTCCGTTCACTGGACCGCAGGATAGAGCTTGGCAAAGAACTGTATATGATTCTCTTTCAAGAGAATCTGCATCCTTTGTTTTTAGAGTTTGCTTTACAGGTTACTCACACTGGCTCGAGGGCGGATTATGAAAAATACGTTTACCCTAAACACCGCAACAACACACCAATGCTGCGAATGAGCTATCCAGTAATGGCACAAAAGCCATTTATAAGTGGGGATTGGAGCAAAACAACAAAAGTGAAAGCAAAGTGGAAAAAACATGTACGTCCACCTAAAGAAGCTATTTTAATGACAGACTGGTATAAAAATAAACAAGAACAGCTTCATGCCCTCATTAAGCTAGAAACAGTTATTTTACATTGGAAAAAAAGGTGAATGTCGAATTAATGAAGGGGGAATGGGGAATTCTTGCTTTCTTTGACGAATCACTTCTAGTTTTGTCATGTGTGCAGGACTTAACAGGAAAAAGGAGAAATCAGTATACACAAAACGGAGCTTGGAGGGGATTAAATGTCTGTTTATAATAAAGAGGAATTGCTGAAAATGCTGGAAGGAATTCAAGAGGATGTGGAAGGGCTCGATTTTTTATTAAGAAACAGAAACGAAAAAGTTAAGCAGGATATTATTAGGCATGAAAGAACTCTAGATCATTTGGAAAAAGAGCTAACAGCTTTAGAAAGCAGATGCTTTAACACGCAAGAGGAAAAAGAGTATGTAACAACCATCTTAAAAAGGCCAGTATCTTTAAAGCTTGAACTAGGATCATAAAAACAATAGAATAGAGACAAAACAGGTATTACATGTAATGGAGTGCAGTTATGATAAATAGTCAACGTTTGAGAGAATTAACAGAAGAATTACATGCTTGTGCTGATTATTTGGTTGACGTTTTCCAAAATGTCAAAGCAAGCCAGGAAAGCAAGGATTTTTACGAGGTAGTTAGACCATATGCAAACAAGGTGGCAGAATTGAATGCAGAGTGGAAGGAAATAGCAGACTTATGGGTCAAAACGGAAAAACCGCTTTATCTTCACCCGAGCCAAATTAGCACAGCGTCTGATCATTTGGAGGTTATTTCAATCCAAGCCTTTTATAAGGAAACGAGCAGAAAAAGATTTATGGATTCAGCCAAGTCAGTACAATATATATTACAGACTGTTTTAGACAGACTATAAAAATCAGCATAATGTTTCTGGCATTGATGGTACTCTTGTACCTAGCCAAGGAAGCATTATTTTTTTTTGATTCCTACAATACCAATTAGGCACCTTTGGGCACATTTTTCATAAGATAAAAAGGGAGTATGAATAGGAGGGGTTTCAGATGAACCAAAAAATAAATAGGCATGTACCATTCGAGTATGCCTACATGAACAGCCATGCTTCATACCCCCAAGACATTCACTTTCAGCAGCATGGCCGCGCTTTCCACCCATACATGAATATGAATCAAGGCTGGAATGGAATGATGAATCAGAATCATGCCG
This window encodes:
- the recU gene encoding Holliday junction resolvase RecU, which codes for MKLHYPNGKKYIPAVKSISPSIKKQSYSNRGMTLEEDINITNQYYLELGKAVIHKKPTPVQIVKVDYPKRSAAVIKEAYFKQASTTDYNGVYNGKYIDFEAKETKHSTSFPLNNFHDHQIKHMRSICDQNGICFVIIRFSATDEIFYLEAEKLFLFWDRMIEGGRKSITKDELNQNAHPIALGFQARIDYIRVIDYLYSFN
- a CDS encoding DUF2515 domain-containing protein encodes the protein MIGINEHFLTVEEKQLIKDIRYLTEKNNLDNISRTNCYLEYYTMNKEIHWSLLASLVSRNAGWNMCDLAGTWFPLSLNEQTRLNLFATYERANWMIFQDAYPQLLLYQYSTKKNAPMFHLLQYFSVSSFMEKEWLHFWRYQNKERLVYSLIINEQNVIEEPIIKNKLFQKEVFHTLAYRFQDLLHFSSVFFPTLNGDIYGRSVSSFRSLDRRIELGKELYMILFQENLHPLFLEFALQVTHTGSRADYEKYVYPKHRNNTPMLRMSYPVMAQKPFISGDWSKTTKVKAKWKKHVRPPKEAILMTDWYKNKQEQLHALIKLETVILHWKKR
- a CDS encoding YppE family protein — encoded protein: MINSQRLRELTEELHACADYLVDVFQNVKASQESKDFYEVVRPYANKVAELNAEWKEIADLWVKTEKPLYLHPSQISTASDHLEVISIQAFYKETSRKRFMDSAKSVQYILQTVLDRL